One part of the Humulus lupulus chromosome 9, drHumLupu1.1, whole genome shotgun sequence genome encodes these proteins:
- the LOC133800578 gene encoding zinc finger BED domain-containing protein DAYSLEEPER-like, with the protein MTVAIVLDPRYKFMLIEYFFPKLYGNDLYEIEIEKARKLCYDLLDEYKSKCPDLSERSHQLDNASASFSTQDDLSNYDTYVIVASGAENAKSELDAYLDEKVLPRTDEFFDICNYCKVTRFKYPMLSKIARDIFAAPISTVASESAFSTGGRHVGSPRSRLHPTTLEALVCTQS; encoded by the coding sequence ATGACTGTTGCAATTGTTTTGGATCCAAGGTACAAATTTATGTTGATCGAATATTTTTTTCCTAAGCTTTATGGAAATGATCTATATGAGATTGAAATTGAGAAGGCCCGCAAGCTTTGTTATGATCTATTGGATGAGTATAAGTCTAAATGTCCTGATTTGAGCGAAAGAAGTCATCAATTGGATAATGCATCAGCATCTTTTTCAACACAGGATGATCTATCTAACTATGATACATATGTTATAGTTGCATCTGGTGCAGAGAATGCGAAGTCAGAGTTAGATGCCTATTTGGATGAGAAAGTGTTACCTAGGACTGATGAATTCTTTGATATATGCAATTATTGTAAGGTAACAAGATTTAAATATCCCATGTTGAGCAAGATTGCCAGAGACATATTTGCTGCGCCTATTAGCACTGTTGCTTCAGAGTCTGCATTTAGCACCGGTGGTAGACATGTGGGTTCACCTCGATCGAGACTTCATCCAACTACATTGGAGGCATTGGTCTGTACTCAAAGTTGA